A genomic segment from Pseudomonas sessilinigenes encodes:
- a CDS encoding DUF1652 domain-containing protein, with product MLSTRELCHILESGFLPLSCICSVNANGSLSIKIYDAASGRVDLLLNGVSQAQLTSVRDVSNLIGELRTELRAGRRAFAGAGQ from the coding sequence ATGCTCTCTACTCGCGAGCTTTGTCACATACTGGAGTCCGGCTTTCTCCCGCTTTCCTGCATTTGCAGCGTTAACGCCAACGGGTCGTTGAGCATCAAGATCTACGATGCGGCTTCAGGCCGAGTGGACCTGCTGTTGAACGGTGTGTCCCAGGCCCAGCTCACTAGCGTGCGGGATGTCTCCAATCTCATTGGCGAGCTACGTACCGAGCTGCGCGCCGGGCGCAGGGCGTTTGCCGGTGCCGGCCAGTAA
- a CDS encoding AAA family ATPase, whose amino-acid sequence MNHTSTAVLHLLCGKIASGKSTRARQLAEAPGIVLISEDQWLATLYPQMIHSLADYVSCARHLGSALEPLVVAMLRAGTSVVMDFPANTLAQRAWLRSLADQAGVTHQLHVLNVDEETCRRRLRERNSLGEHPFSTSDEQFELICSHFVPPQAEEQLNLVET is encoded by the coding sequence ATGAACCACACCTCCACTGCCGTCTTGCACCTGTTGTGCGGCAAGATCGCTTCAGGTAAATCGACCCGCGCCAGACAACTGGCAGAAGCCCCAGGCATCGTGCTGATCAGCGAGGATCAGTGGCTGGCAACGTTGTATCCGCAGATGATCCATTCGCTCGCTGACTACGTATCATGCGCCCGGCACCTGGGCAGCGCCCTGGAACCCCTGGTGGTAGCCATGTTGCGAGCGGGAACCAGCGTTGTAATGGATTTCCCGGCCAATACCCTGGCCCAGCGCGCCTGGCTGCGCTCCCTTGCCGACCAGGCGGGTGTCACCCATCAACTGCATGTACTGAACGTCGACGAGGAGACCTGCCGGCGCCGCTTGCGCGAGCGCAACAGCTTGGGCGAACACCCCTTTTCCACCAGCGATGAGCAATTCGAATTGATCTGCAGTCACTTCGTTCCACCGCAGGCCGAGGAACAGTTGAATCTGGTGGAAACCTGA
- a CDS encoding NAD(P)H-dependent oxidoreductase, which yields MHALIVVAHHDPLSLSQQLAREVIAGLEDSGPEHSFELADLWAEAFDPCFAAADIAVHRGQAAPPADVLAEQARIDRADVLVLVYPVYWWAMPALLKGWIDRVFANGWAFDFQADTPLVKKLRHLRVHMVGVAGADAGTYERHGYLQAMKTQIDHGVFDYCGARVETSALIFESESSQVQAHLLRARAIGRGVFGNCRLAEPV from the coding sequence ATGCACGCACTCATCGTGGTTGCTCATCATGATCCCCTGTCCCTGAGCCAGCAGTTGGCACGGGAAGTCATCGCAGGTCTCGAGGACTCTGGTCCGGAGCACTCCTTCGAATTGGCCGACCTCTGGGCCGAAGCCTTCGATCCGTGTTTCGCTGCCGCCGATATCGCGGTACACCGAGGGCAGGCCGCACCGCCCGCCGATGTGCTTGCCGAGCAGGCCCGGATCGATCGCGCCGATGTCCTGGTGCTGGTTTATCCCGTCTATTGGTGGGCCATGCCGGCCTTGCTCAAGGGCTGGATCGACCGGGTATTCGCCAATGGCTGGGCCTTTGATTTTCAAGCCGACACCCCGTTGGTGAAGAAGCTTCGGCACCTGCGGGTACATATGGTGGGGGTTGCCGGAGCCGATGCCGGTACCTACGAACGGCATGGTTACCTCCAGGCCATGAAAACCCAGATCGATCACGGCGTCTTCGATTACTGCGGAGCACGGGTCGAGACTTCAGCGCTGATATTCGAGTCGGAATCGAGCCAGGTGCAAGCGCATCTGCTAAGGGCTCGGGCTATCGGTCGGGGAGTGTTCGGCAATTGCAGGCTTGCTGAGCCGGTGTGA
- a CDS encoding TetR/AcrR family transcriptional regulator gives MAVAWRIVREHGTEALTLGYLAEQAGVTKPVVYDHFATRAVLLIALYQDFDQRQTLQMDQALERSEPLLAHRARVIASSYVDCVLLQGREIPGVIAALASSPELEAVKLQYQQVFLDKCRSNLQPFAEGAIISAAALRAMLGAAEAVSHAAALGDITPAQAQDELYANIVAMVERARANESISRRGAIE, from the coding sequence ATGGCAGTGGCCTGGAGGATTGTCCGTGAACATGGCACCGAAGCCCTGACCCTGGGTTACCTGGCCGAGCAGGCGGGGGTTACCAAGCCTGTGGTCTATGACCATTTCGCCACTCGAGCGGTGCTGCTGATAGCGCTGTACCAGGACTTCGATCAGCGCCAGACCCTCCAGATGGACCAGGCCCTTGAGCGCAGCGAACCACTGCTGGCCCATCGCGCAAGGGTGATCGCCAGCTCCTATGTCGATTGCGTGCTACTCCAGGGACGGGAGATACCCGGGGTCATTGCGGCCCTGGCCAGCTCGCCGGAACTGGAAGCCGTCAAACTCCAGTATCAGCAAGTTTTCCTGGATAAATGCCGTAGCAACCTGCAGCCCTTTGCTGAGGGCGCCATCATCTCAGCCGCGGCATTGCGGGCGATGCTCGGCGCTGCCGAGGCGGTCTCCCATGCGGCAGCCCTGGGGGACATCACTCCAGCGCAAGCTCAGGACGAGCTCTACGCCAACATCGTGGCCATGGTCGAGCGCGCTCGCGCAAACGAATCGATATCCCGTCGGGGTGCAATTGAATGA